The Patescibacteria group bacterium genomic sequence TTTTCTTTCTGCCTCGCAATTTTCTGCCCTTTTTTTCTTAATATTTTTTCTGCCTCCTTTAAATCGCCATCCGCCTCGCAAAGCGCTTTTTTGCAATTCATCATTCCCGCACCCGTCATTTCCCTTAATTTTTGAATAGAAATGATTGCTATTTTCATTTTTTAATTTATTTAAGAAGGTTTTATGGTTTTTAAATTTTTTTGAACCTCGATAATAGCCTCGCCTACCTTTGCACAGATAACTTCAATTCCCCGAATAGCGTCATCATTGCCAGGAATGGGATAATCAATAAGTTCGGGGTTGCCGTTAGTATCTACTAAGGCGATAATAGGCACTTTCTTTCTCCGCGCTTCAAGCACCGCGTTCTTTTCCCTCACCACATCAATAATGAAAATCGCTTGAGGAAACCCTTTCAGGGTCGCGAGCCCCCCCACCATTTCCGTGAGTTTCTCTTTTTCTCGGGCAAGGGCTAAACGTTCTTTTTTTGTATATTTTTCCCATTCCCCTCCTTTTTCTCCTTCTTCCAGCTTTTTGAGCCTCTCTACCTTTTGATGGATAACATCAAAATTGGTAAAAGTGCCTCCCAACCATCTTTTTACCACATACGGCATCTGCGTTTTAAGGGCTGTTTCCCGGATAATCTCTTGGGCTTGTTTTTTACTGCCTAAAAATAAAATTTGACCCCCGCGAGAGACTATTTCCTGAACAAAATGTAAAACCTCTCCCAACTTTTCTTGCGTCTTCTGCAAATCAATAATAGAAATCCCATTCCGCACGGTAAAAATATAAGGCTCCATTTTAGGATGCCTTTTAGACTTTTGATGGCCAAAATGCAATCCCGCTTCCAGCATTTTAACAATTAAATTTTCATTCTCCATAAATAATTTTCAAAAGTATAAATTAATCCTTCAACAAATTTCAGGACTAATGCCAAATAAAGCCGAAATGAAAATTCCATTCTCATTCCCGCCTTCTAGAGCCAATTATAAGCAGAGCTTGAAATTCTTGTTCGGTCTAAATGAAAGTAAACTTTTATTTATCCCTCTACTAGCGAATTATAGCATATAAAAAAATTTAATCAAGGGGAGCAAACCCAGTTAGAGAACCTCGTTCTCTCGGGGCAAAAAACCGCTTTGAAAACCTTGGAGAGGTTATAAAAGCCGATAAATCTTGCCTAAATTCATCTTTTATATTATATTAATCTCATAGTAATTAACTTCTATGAAAGAAAAAATTCACCCTCAATACGGCAAATCAATTGTGACTTGTTCCTGCGGCAACACTTTTGAAACCGGCTCCGTGATTCCAGAAATTCACGTGGAGATCTGTTCGGCGTGCCATCCATTTTACACAGGGAAAAAGAAACTCGTGGACGAAGCGGGAAGAGTGGAACGTTTTGAAAAAATCATGGCTAAAACGAAAAATATCAAAAAAATGAAAAAAACAAAAAAGGTAAAAAGGGGCAAAAAAAGTAAAAAATAAATATTTGTTTTGACCCCGTTAGAAACATGCCCCGCCCCGTTAGAAAAAATTTTCTAACGGGGTTGACTAAATTGAGCTGTAAATAGCAGGGGCGGACCAGTGTGTCCGCCCGGTTTCGGGTTAACAGGAGATTGCGGGTTGACACATGGGTCAATCCCTACAATTTTATCTTTATGAAAGGAAAAATTAAAAAAATTCAAAAGGAATATGAAATGATTTTGAGCGCGCTCTCCGAGCCTGCTGCTATTTCTGATCCCGCGAAACGAACTTCCCTTAACAAAAGAAGCGCTAGGCTTCAGACCATACTTGCGGAGCATGAAAATTACAAAAAAATTCAGAAAGAAATTAGAGAAACTGAAACCTTGCTTGTTGATCCCGAACTCAAAAAGGAAGCGGAGCAAGAATTGCAGAATTTAAAGAGTAAAGAGACGCAGATCAGGCAGAGTTTAGAGGAAAAATTAAATCCCCCAAATCCCAATGACGTCAAAGATATAATTATGGAAATCCGCGCTGGCGCTGGCGGCGATGAAGCCGGACTTTTCGCCGCCGATCTTTTTCGGATGTATTCACGTTATACTGAACAACGCGGATGGGAGGTAAATCTTCTTAATTCCAGCCGCACGGGCATTGGCGGCTTTAAA encodes the following:
- the rpsB gene encoding 30S ribosomal protein S2, which codes for MENENLIVKMLEAGLHFGHQKSKRHPKMEPYIFTVRNGISIIDLQKTQEKLGEVLHFVQEIVSRGGQILFLGSKKQAQEIIRETALKTQMPYVVKRWLGGTFTNFDVIHQKVERLKKLEEGEKGGEWEKYTKKERLALAREKEKLTEMVGGLATLKGFPQAIFIIDVVREKNAVLEARRKKVPIIALVDTNGNPELIDYPIPGNDDAIRGIEVICAKVGEAIIEVQKNLKTIKPS
- the rpmE gene encoding 50S ribosomal protein L31 — encoded protein: MKEKIHPQYGKSIVTCSCGNTFETGSVIPEIHVEICSACHPFYTGKKKLVDEAGRVERFEKIMAKTKNIKKMKKTKKVKRGKKSKK